Within Streptomyces sp. NBC_00704, the genomic segment CGGCCTCACCAACACCGTTGCCAATCAAGTTAGTCGCCGCAGGTCAGCGCGCAGGGCTTCGGCGAAGTCCGCTGACGTCTGTTTCGTGATCATGTGAGCCCGGGGAGCTGAAGGGGTCGGCTCGGGTTTCGATCGTCGTGGCGGAGGCCAGCGGCGATGTTGGTGACTCCGTCCCCCTACCGCCTACGCCGAAGCCCTGGGTACATGACGGCTGCGTGCAGGGCGGCCCGACCGAGCTTGCGCTCATTCCCTACAACTGGAAGCTCTACCGCGATCACGAACGACTCTCGGCTCCTCGGTCGACGCTGGCCCTGTCGGGAGCTGCGTGGCATTCGCTGCGCAAGTCGCGGATCTAGTGTCCTGCGCCGCAAGTTCGTCGAAGAAGTCCAGCGCGGTTCGGCGGAGAAGTCCCCTGCTGAGAGATGTGTTCGCTGTGGTGCCCGCCACGGGGCGCTCCGGAGTTCTTCGCCGGATCTCTGGCGCGGCATGCTAGAAGTCGTACAGCGCGAAGTCAGTAATCGGGCGGTACCCAATCCGCTGATAGAGGCCGTTGCTGGTGGGGTTGGCCAGGTCCGCAAACAGCAGGACCTCCGCCGCGCCTGCGGCTAGAGCGGCCCGGCTCACCTCGACTGTCGCGGCGCTGGCGTAACCGCGACCGCGCAGGTGTGCCGGGGTATAGACGGGGGCCACCCGGATCTGGCCCGCGACCATGGGCGTCCTGCCCGCCATGGAGACGGGGGTGCCGTCCGGGGTTTCCCAGAGCGTGACGCGTTCGTGGGCGATGCGCGTGTCCGCCCACGAGCTGTTGTCCGCAGAGGGGGCTCCTCCGATGTCGGTGACGAACTCGCGGTGCCAAAGCATGAGTTGCTCGCGGTCCTGCTCGCCCGCGACTCGCCCCCGGCCCTCAGGGAACGGTTCTGGTGGCGTGAGCGTGCCCAAGCGGTACAGGCGCTCCCGCTCGTGCAGCGTCGGTATCGCGCCCGTGCGCCGCTGCCAAGCCTCTGCGAAGAAGCTGGCGGTGTCGTGGTCCGCGTTGACGCCGGGGAGGGGATGGCCGAGGCCGGCTAGTTGAGCGGCGAGGCTGTCGGCCTCTTCGGGGGTGAGGGGGTGAGGGTCAGGCGGCGGGGCGGGGTACGGAAGAAGGTCGCACGGACCTCGCCCGCCCGTTCCAGCAGGCCGAAGATGGGGGCGTCCGCGCCGTACGCGTCCGCCCCGCGCGTACGCAGTGCCTCGGTCACCGTCAGCGGGACGGTGTGCAGGGCGGGACGCGACTGCAGGAAGTCTCCGGCGCGAGCGAGAAAGTCGTCGAGGTCTTCGGTGAGGTGCCAGTCATCCGGACTCATGTCTCATGATCCCGCGTGCCGTCGGCGTGCGCCCGTGGTTTTCCGCTGGGAGGGGCGCGAACACGTCCGCCGTCGAGGGGGCTTCGGCGCCGACACCTCGCTGGACTTCTTCAACGCACTTGTGGGGCGGGACATTAGCTTGATCTTTGATCACGGGCATCGGACCAGGACAAGGGAAGGCTTTGGCCATGCCTGGCCACGTCGTCCAGCGCGTTCCTAGCCATGCCGAGGAACGCGTTGCGCACCGCTATGAATTCCATACCGGCCTCGTGCACGGTGTCACCCCCGTCGGCAGGGCCTGGTAACTCGCGTGCAAGTGTCCAGAGGTTTCGCTTCAAGGCGTCCGACCCCTCAATCTCCCCTTCGAGACATCACTGCACGTCAGCGGGTGCTTTATTAGTGGACGGATACAAGCGGATTCCTCAGTCCCTTTCACCCAAGACACCACGCACCGCGCGGAGTTCCTCGCCACTCGCTTTGCGAGAGAGGCGCCTCGACCCCCGTGCCGCTGGCGCCCGCTGGTGCTCCTCAGTCATGCTGCGGGAGCTGAGCCCCATGATCGGACGGAGTCACGCGTGATCGTCTTTGAAGTCTCCGGTGAGCTAGTCGACGGGTTGAGCCGCCAGGCCGCCGAGGCCGGCATCACCGATGCGGCAATCGTCTCTTTGATCGGGGCCGCCGACTCCTTCACCGTCTCGACCATGCCCGAAGGCGACGCCCTCAAGGACAACATCACGAAGTACGACCTGCCCGGCGAAATGACCGGCACCGGCGAGATCCGCAACGGCTTTGTCCACCTCCACGTCGTCATGGGCGTCGAAGGCGACCGCGCCATCGCCGGACACCTCCACGAAGCCGTCGTCGGCACCCACTTCGCCCGCGCCTACGCCATCCCCATCGCCTAATGCCTGTACCGCCCACCAGCGGCCGGCTGCAATGGATTGACGTCCCCCCGCCGCTGCGCGCTCGCCTCGAAACCGCCCTCGGCGCACCCGTCACCGACGCGGTCACCCCGGGCGGCGGCTTCGGCCACCAGCTCGCCGCCACCCTCCGCCTGGACAGCGGCCGACGGGTCTTCGTCAAGGCCGCCCCCGACGACGACCCGCTCACTGCCGCCAACCTCCACGAGGCGGCCGTCCTCGACACTCTGCCGCGTGGCGCTCCGGCCCCGGACCTGCTGGGCATCCACCGCGCCGCCGACTGGACCGCCGTCGTCATCGCCCACCTCGACGGACCCCACCCGGACCTCTCTGCGGCCTCCGGCGACGCCGAACAGACTTGGGACCTGCTGGCCAAGCTCACCTCCAGCCCCGCCCCCGCGCCGTACACCGCGGCGGTGAGCGCCGTGCCCTCCACGGCGGCGGCCCTGCACGGCTGGGACGAGCTTGCCGCCGATCCGCCGGACGACCTCGCCCCCGCCGCCCGCGTCCACCTGCCGCAGCTCGCCGAACTGGAAGCGACTTGGCCCGCCCTGGCCTGCGGCACCCGCATCGTCCACGGCGACCTGCGGGCCGACAACATGGTCCGCGACCACGACCAAGGTGTGACCTTCGTGGACTGGGCGCACGCCACCACCGGCCCGGCCTGCATCGACGCCGCTTCCCTCGCGCCGCAGCTCGTCCTCGCCGGACACGCGCCCGCAGACATCGCCCGTCTGCTCCGTGACCACCCCGCCACCGCCAGCAGTCCCGACACCACCACGGCGTTCCTCGCTGCGCTCACCGGCCACTGGCACCGCAACGCCCGCAGGCCCTCGCCCCCCGGCGCCCCCGGACTGCGCGCCTACCAACGCCGCGCGGCAGCCGCCCGCCTCGCCCTCCTCGGCTACCGCCTGCGTTGACACCTCACTCGTCACCGAGTTGCCCCCGTTGGACCTAATGGGGCTGACCGGTCGTGACGTGCGATGGCGCTCACCCCTCCTGCTTTGAGTGAGCGCCGTTCTCTAGTCCCTTTCACCCGAGTCACCAGTGCGCGTCGGCCGCCTCAATCGCAGAGCCGCGACAAGTGGTTCCCAGAGACCGTGGACCAGGTGGGGAACAACGCGGTGTGTCCGTTCCTGGCGCGGGTCAAGACGACGTACAGCAGCTCGGAGCCGGTCGGGTACGGCTCCCCTTCGGAGCCCTGGAACTCGTTGCTTCCGAGGAACAAGATCGTGGTGTCGGCTTCCCGGCCCTTGGTCTGATGGAGATTCATGACCTGGATCCGGGCCTGCCAGGCTGTCCCTGCCCCGACCAGCGCTTCGTCGCGTGCGCGGAGAAGCTCCTGCCCGGCCGCAGCAGCGTCGACGCTGCTGCGGCCGCTGGAGTGACGGAGGGCGACGCGCGTGCGGCGGGCCCACTGAATCCAGGTCTCCTGGCCGCGGGGCGGCCCCGACCGCGTTATGGGCGTTTGACCGCCTCCGCGAGCCTCGCGACGTCGGGCCGGACCTGCGGCCTGTCTACTCCAGCAACTCTGATTGGATCCGGTCCCAGCTCGGCCGCGGGCTGTCGACCGGATGCACGATGGTGAGGAGGCGGCCTTCGAGGAACGCGTCGAGCCGGTCAGCCGTTGGAGAGTCCAGCCGGCGGCGCTGGGCCCTGTGGTCCAGGGGCAGGCGCTCTCCCAGGACGCCGAGCAGCACCTCTTGGCGTGCCGGGCCGACAGCATCGCCGCGGATCCACCGGCCGCGGACCTCGACGCCGGAGAACGTGCCGAGTGTGTCCTCACGGCCGAAGGACCGGTTCATGGCTGCTTCGACCAGCGGTTCGGCCCGCCTGATCGCCCCCTCGGGGTAGGCGCCGGCTCCATCGGCCGGACCCTCACCGCTGGACTCGGGTATGTCATCAGGCCAGTTCAGGAGGGGTTCCTCCGGTTCCAGGTTCGGGCGTCGGCGGGGATCGGGCCGGGGAACACGGAATCGCCAGGGAGTTGCGCCGCCCGGGGTGTCGATCCACCCAGTGCTGAGCCCGGCCGTGGCCGGGGAGTCGTCGGGGAGGAAGATGTCGACGTAGACGCCGCCCGTGCCGAGCCAGACCCAGCTCATGAAGTAGGCGTGATCGTCGTGGTCGACGGACCACTGCGCGAGCTTCTCCAAGCGGGTCTTCTGCGGCTGGGTGCCTTTGCCGGCAGGGAACATCTGCTGGTGGTCGCGGCGGCGGCCCCGCGCCTCTCCGGCGAGCGGACCGGCGGCAAGGTTGTACAGCAGGTCCGGCCGCACACCCTTCTTCGCGTAGGTGCCGACTAGTTTCCCGGGCAGGACGTCGAAGCTGCTGAGCCCGTTGGCCCCCGGCTCCCAGTCGAAAAGGGCCTCGCTGACAGCGGTCATCACCCCAAGGCCGGTGCACTCGCTGACGAAGCGCCGGATGTGGAGGGAGCTGGAGTCGAGGGCGGGGCAGTCGACCCCGAGCGGGCCAGTACCCGGGCTGCCGGCGATATAGCTGAGCAGGAGGCTGATCTCGTGGTCGCGCACACGCTGATCGACCGTCTTGCGCAGGTCGCAGGCAAGGGCGTTGATGTTGACCACAGCAGCCAACGACACCGGCAGAGAGCCCTGCCCGATCTCGACGGCCTGGACAGCGTCAGCGCCAGCCATGCCCTTCTCAACCGTGAAACGCCACACCCGGGCACGCACCGTACTCATGGGGGAAGCCTATGGCCGCCATCCGCCG encodes:
- a CDS encoding PCC domain-containing protein, translating into MIVFEVSGELVDGLSRQAAEAGITDAAIVSLIGAADSFTVSTMPEGDALKDNITKYDLPGEMTGTGEIRNGFVHLHVVMGVEGDRAIAGHLHEAVVGTHFARAYAIPIA
- a CDS encoding phosphotransferase family protein, with the protein product MPVPPTSGRLQWIDVPPPLRARLETALGAPVTDAVTPGGGFGHQLAATLRLDSGRRVFVKAAPDDDPLTAANLHEAAVLDTLPRGAPAPDLLGIHRAADWTAVVIAHLDGPHPDLSAASGDAEQTWDLLAKLTSSPAPAPYTAAVSAVPSTAAALHGWDELAADPPDDLAPAARVHLPQLAELEATWPALACGTRIVHGDLRADNMVRDHDQGVTFVDWAHATTGPACIDAASLAPQLVLAGHAPADIARLLRDHPATASSPDTTTAFLAALTGHWHRNARRPSPPGAPGLRAYQRRAAAARLALLGYRLR